GGACCACGGACAGGTCGTGCGCGATGAAGACGTAGGTGAGGTCGAACTCGTTCTGCAGGTCCTCGAGCAGGTTCACGACCTGCGCCTGGATCGACACGTCGAGGGCCGAGACCGGCTCGTCGCAGATGATCAGCTTGGGCTTGAGCGCGATCGCGCGGGCGATGCCGATGCGCTGGCGCTGGCCGCCGGAGAACTCGTGGGGGTAGCGGTTGTAGTGCTCCGGGTTGAGCCCGACGAGCGCCAGCAGGTCCTGGACCTGCTTCTTGATCTCGGACTCGGTGGCCTTCACACCCGTCATCCGGAACGGCGCACCCACGATGGTGCCGATCGTGTGCCGCGGGTTCAGGGAGGAGTAGGGGTCCTGGAAGATGATCTGGAAGTCACGGCGCAGCGGGCGCAGCTCCTCGCGGCTCGCGTGCGAGATGTCGCGGCCCTCGAGCTTGATCGTGCCGGCGGTCGGCTCGAGAAGGCGGGTCAGCAGCCGGCCGGTCGTCGACTTGCCACACCCGGACTCACCGACCAGGCCGAGTGTCTCGCCCTTGTGGACGGTGAAGTCGAGGCCGTCGACGGCCTTCACGTTGCCCACGGTGCGCTGCAGGATGATGCCGCGCTTGACCGGGAAGTACTTCTTCAGCCCGCTGACGTGGAGCAGGGCGTTCTCGTCGAGCTGCATGGGCTGACCGTCCATGGAGGAGCGGATCGTCGCGCTCCCGCGGGGGGTCGGACCGGTCGTCGTCGTCACGCTGGCGCCCTTCGGGTCGGTAGCGGCGACGGCGCGCGAGGACGCGGCCGCCCGGGTGGTGCGCGTCGCA
This is a stretch of genomic DNA from Mycobacteriales bacterium. It encodes these proteins:
- a CDS encoding dipeptide ABC transporter ATP-binding protein, producing the protein MQLDENALLHVSGLKKYFPVKRGIILQRTVGNVKAVDGLDFTVHKGETLGLVGESGCGKSTTGRLLTRLLEPTAGTIKLEGRDISHASREELRPLRRDFQIIFQDPYSSLNPRHTIGTIVGAPFRMTGVKATESEIKKQVQDLLALVGLNPEHYNRYPHEFSGGQRQRIGIARAIALKPKLIICDEPVSALDVSIQAQVVNLLEDLQNEFDLTYVFIAHDLSVVRHISDRVAVMYLGKIVEIADRVSLYEHPMHPYTHALMSAVPVPDPEKEGKRERILLTGDVPSPLDPPPACPFHTRCWKAQEICKTVEPPLRDLDVGHAVACHFAEERTLI